DNA sequence from the Malus domestica chromosome 11, GDT2T_hap1 genome:
TCTGTCTcaattctcgcttaacttcggagttccgatggaacccgaagccaatgagcttccaaaatacctcgtgctaggtagagatgagaatatgcATATAAGACTTATAAGATCCATTTCCTtggacgatgtgagatgttacagtAGTACAATAGTTGCTTTAAATTTCCTGCTATTTCCCTGAAAACAAAAGAGTCTATGCAATGTGTACTGATGTCCTACTGTGCGTACTGTTATCTGAGGGGAGCACGCTTTTTCGACTGTGGTAGGATGATTGCCGGGCCTGCTGGCCTAGTGGGGTAGCAGCCTTCAGGGTTTTGGGGGCAAGATTTTGGTTTATGTTGTGTCTGTTGGTCTTTATTGTCTAGCATGCTTTGTAATTTCAACGTCCAGCTTCTCAGtttttaattcattcatttCGTGCTATCTTCAGAAAATGTAGTAATTGAAATTGACTTCTTGTTTGGTTGTGGGAATGCGATCTATTTGTGCAGACTTATCCAGATGGAAAGACCACCATGTCTGTTTATGAAAGGAAAGCCAGCATCAGAGAATTTTATGGTAAGTAAGATTCAGTAAAGACGTACGTAAATGCTTAGTGTAGTAGTGATATTCGTACGCAAATGCTTTATGCTGCAAGAACATCTTCTTGGGAGGCTGAGAGGGGGGCGGTGGAAGGGTTTGTAGGGGCAGGGGATATAACTTTTTCTTCATCGATATTCATGGATATGTTTTTTGAACACTTTTATTTTCATGGACAGCTGTCATATTTCCTTCGTTGTTGCAACTTCAAAGGGGAATCACAGATGTGGAGGAGAGGAAACAGAAAGAGATTTGCACAGCCAGATACAAAAGAAGGGATGAATCTGAGAGGGGAAAACTCTCTGAAATTGACATCGAAAGAGAAGAAGAGTGTGGAATTTGCATGGAGGTGAACAGAAAAGTCGTGTTGCCTAACTGCAGTCACTCATTGTGTTTGAAGTGTTATCGAGACTGGTAAGCTTTTTggccttttttttcttgtgttttcttttATAGTTTTCAACTTATTTGTATACAGCATATTTTCGTTGTATCCATGAATGTGATTTCTGTTAGCAAGAGTGATTTCTTGTCGATGCTTTCTATCTTGCGTGCCACAGATTAATGGAACTGAAATTCTACCTCGAATAAGTGTTAACAACGTTGATTAGGTcatcttttcattttttgggaTACTCTCGTACACATTGGACCATGTGTCTTTATAACGTTTCCATCATTAAGTCTTTGGGTTACCCTGTTCGGCTCAGATGAAAGTTTAAAAATGGCCAACGACTTCTCTCGGAATTGACCTTGTTTAATCGAATGATACTGATGCGTAAACCTGGAATTTGGattttccttttccttgttTAAATGCTTTTTATTTCCATTCATAAAATCGAGCAGAACCTGATGTTTTCTGCTGTTTGTTTCAGGCATGGTAGGTCTCAGTCATGCCCCTTTTGTCGCGATAGTCTCAAAAGAATCAACTCAGGTGACCTTTGGATCTACACTGAGAAATGCGATGCTCTCGATTTATCATCAATCTTAAGGGAGGACCGTAAGAGACTGTTTATGTACGTTGAAAAACTGCCTCTTATTGTGCCGGATCCTGTTTTTCTACCCTATGATTCTTATGTGCGGTGAGGTTCGTCTACATCTTGCATTCAGGAACTGTGTATATAACAAGCCTTGCCCTACTGTAATTTAAAACCTGTTAACATGTAAATGCACTTTGGCCATTGTTTTGATTCGCTTCAAAAGAGTAAGATGTATTTTGTTCGTGTCATACTTTCGTTCCGCGTTTTTTTCGTTTTGAATTTCATTCATAACTTGAATACAATACTTGCAGTAGGTACATCAATTTGAATCACACTACAAAATGCTATGAGATCAAGAAGAACCAGAGCAGTATGTTGCTGGATCTCGAGTCACGATCTATTGCCTTGAATGCGTACGTAATCTGCGTAAAAGCGACGTTGGTGTTCTTCTGCATGAACATAGGCATGGCCTCCATGACTGGAAACATCAAGACCTGCAATTTCGTCATCCACAGAGATCCTCAAAATCCTGAGCTTGTGAAGGGTGTAGAAGAGAGGACCCATTGTCAAGCTGACCCAGCCCACAATGGCCAAAAGCTCAGCCACTTGGGCTCCGAGCAGCCCCCATCCGCCGCCCATAAAGAGACCGTAAGGCCGTACTGTACCGACGGCGCCTGCATTATAGGCTTGGACAACGAACTCCTCTTTCGCGAACAGCCCTGTAAATATCAAACCCCACGCACCACACCCACCGTGCAATTGGGTCGCCTCTAACGGGTCATCAAATTGTAGTTTTATGGCCAAGATGTTGAACCCCATTAGAACCCAAGCTGCGAAGAAACCACAAACAACGGCAGCCCACGGTTCAACCACGGCACATCCCGACGTTATCGCTACAAACCCACCAAGCACTCCGTTGCAAACATCTAGTGCATCCCAATGACCCACTAGCAAGCGCCGGCCGAATAGGGTAACGATTCCCGCAGTCGATCCAGCTAACGTAGTTGCAACCGCTGTTCGGCCCACGCCAGTCCAATTCCCTTGATCACTTGTGCCCGGATACGCCACAAGAATCTTATCAAACGAGCCCGGATTGAAACCAAACCAACCGAACCACAACAAGAACGTCCCAAGCACCACGAGCGCCGCGTTATGGCCTCTAATGGGTATGGCCTTCCCAAACGCATCAAACCGGCCCACTCTGGGGCCTTCGATGAAAGAGCCCCAAAGCCCGGCAACCCCACCAACCAAATGGACCACGCCactgttgtgctaggatagcaccaaacccgttggaaccaactcaatctaacccacaggaaatttatcaaatgaaaatgcaagaacaatatagaaaataacaccaagattttaacgaggttcctccacagtcagtgtaactggagtacgtcctcggagcagtaggagctcacccaataatccactatcaaccaaatgggagtttacaaagtgttggcaatctcacaacccaaaagcccaatacacccaatagctctcacacaccaaagaaacaaatagagaaagaaatataatgaataatttcttctctatacatatagctcaaagctattacaacaacaattactttggtggatgattactaaccaatTGAAGCAGCAACTTGTTCTTCTTTTTGGGCTCTCTGCAAGACTGCAACTCTCTGAAtttttctctctattttctcCTCTAAAACAAAAGGGCAGcagctctcttctctctctctctctctaccacaCAACCAAATGGAAGAAAGCAACCAAACCCTCCATTATTAAGGAGCCAAAACTCACGGGTGGtagacaaaaaagaaaacaacccaTATTTTcttccccaaaacaaggaaataTGTTGTccacttttggtttgtttattctAAAGTatatggccacttggccacataatccaacaatctccaccttggccaagttccgaaaacgccatgataagccaacaaacacaattaacacacaacatcactcccaaacacttgcaagagaacaactcatgccgagccaaatgctccaaaactcctactgctcaacgccttctttatataggcaaaatgtgagccaagttcaaacagtgaacaaacttggctacaccaacaaccttagtcaacatatcagcggggttgtctttagttggaatcttctggagaatgatttccccttcaccaacaatttcacgaacaaagtgataacgcacatctatgtgcttggtcctcgcatgatgaacctgatacttagccaaataaatagcactttgactatcacaatgtacctccacctgcttctgatcaatccccaaatctctaatcagcccatgtatccaaatggcctcctttatagcttcagcaactgccatatattcagcctctgtagtagacaaggcaacagacgactgcaaaatggacctccaacaaactggtcctttagccatagtaaacacatagcctgtagtagactttcTTCcgtccagatcacctgcataatctgaatcaacataaccaactgcaaaatgaccaataccagagtcatctctctcaaagcataaaccaacatctcgagtaccatggagatacctcaatatccacttagctgcttgccaatgctctttacctggattatgcatatatcgactcaccatgccaactgcatgagcaatatccggtctagagcataccattgcatacatcaaactaccaaccaaatttgcatatggtatatttttcatttgcagcttctctttatcagttttaggacattgtagagaacttaatttaaaatgaggagccaaaggggtact
Encoded proteins:
- the LOC103447404 gene encoding E3 ubiquitin-protein ligase AIRP2, with amino-acid sequence MGKPFRDSLKALQADIQHANTLALDYPREKDGARLQMRLSYCQAANFFLFLVQWTDCHLAGALGLLRILIYTTYPDGKTTMSVYERKASIREFYAVIFPSLLQLQRGITDVEERKQKEICTARYKRRDESERGKLSEIDIEREEECGICMEVNRKVVLPNCSHSLCLKCYRDWHGRSQSCPFCRDSLKRINSGDLWIYTEKCDALDLSSILREDRKRLFMYVEKLPLIVPDPVFLPYDSYVR
- the LOC103447405 gene encoding ammonium transporter 1 member 3-like, whose protein sequence is MHLPVKVQTSNLSSYTLTNKTTKTHLKYQPSLSLSLSLSLSLSLMAASWEESVEYSINTIYLLFSAYLVFVMQLGFAMLCAGSVQAKNAMNIMLTNVVDAVVGSLSYYLFGFAFAFGEGSNANPFIGTSFFALNDIPNSTYDYDYSFFLFQWAFAIAVAGITSGSIAERTQFSAYLIFSCFLSGFVYPVVVHWVWSSTGWLSPNSSNLLLGSGAIDFAGSGCWIIGVVHLVGGVAGLWGSFIEGPRVGRFDAFGKAIPIRGHNAALVVLGTFLLWFGWFGFNPGSFDKILVAYPGTSDQGNWTGVGRTAVATTLAGSTAGIVTLFGRRLLVGHWDALDVCNGVLGGFVAITSGCAVVEPWAAVVCGFFAAWVLMGFNILAIKLQFDDPLEATQLHGGCGAWGLIFTGLFAKEEFVVQAYNAGAVGTVRPYGLFMGGGWGLLGAQVAELLAIVGWVSLTMGPLFYTLHKLRILRISVDDEIAGLDVSSHGGHAYVHAEEHQRRFYADYVRIQGNRS